Genomic DNA from Mus caroli chromosome 8, CAROLI_EIJ_v1.1, whole genome shotgun sequence:
accaggatgaccttgaactcacaaagatccgcctgtctctacctccaactTATGAAATTAGAGGCATGCGCCCCTACCGCACGGCCAACGCAGGCCACttttaagtcttattttaaacAGGCTCATTACCTAGCACAGGGGAGAATGACTTAGAAATAGATGCCATTATGAATTATGCCAAGAAGTTCCAAGATGACCTGGCTACAGGATGATATCCTATTTCAAATTCCCAAATGATGGCCGGGAAGAAGGCTCGgagggtaaaggcatttgccatcaGGCAAGATGATTGTAGTTCTATTCCCACAACTCTtgcttggtggaaggagaaaaccgacttccccaagctgtcctctgacctccacttaaTCACCAACACTTCAACACTTTCGTCCCCCAATAAATAAACTGCAGaaatcctttccttttttcttttttgatacacGTAGTCTTGGCagccctggaactcatagagatcctcctgcctctgcctcctgattgctggaattaaagaggTAAGCCACCAGCCATACAATATTCTCTTAACAAACaattgcccccccccacccccacccgcatTAAACGTTCACCTGCGCCGTACGGACTACAGCAGCGCGGCGCTCCTCCGCTCCCCGGCCGGAGGCCCCCGGTGTTTCCGCCGTGCAGGCAGCGCCGTAGCCAGCCCCGCTGCCGCGAGGACCCACAGCCAAGATGGCGGCACTCGCAATGCGGAGTGGCTGCCTCCTGCGGCTCTCTGTGGCTCTGGGTCCCAGGTCCCGCAGCTACCGTGCGCCCCCGCCCCCGCGCCGCCGCCCCGGGCCCCACTCGCCAGACCCGGAGAACCTGCTGACCCCGCGATGGCAGCTAACGCCCCGCTATGTGGCCAAGCAGTTCGGGCGGCACGGCGCCATCTCCNGGGTGCCCCCCGCCTCCCTGTGGCCGACCCCAGAGCAGCTGCGCGAGTTGGAGGCCGAGGAGCAAGAATGGTACCCGAGCTTAGCGACCATGCAAGAGTCGCTGCGCTTGCAGCAGCAGGCCTTGGAGGCAAGGCGCCAAGCCAGGNNNNNNNNNNNAGGCCGAGGAGCAAGAATGGTACCCGAGCTTAGCGACCATGCAAGAGTCGCTGCGCTTGCAGCAGCAGGCCTTGGAGGCAAGGCGCCaagccaggtgggtgctggggcaGGTACCCCAGGGCCCCGAAACCAGGAATCCTCCGTAGGAGGCACACGGATCCCTTGTGGTGTGGGCTTAAACATTACATGTTAACTTTGCTGCAAAGCAGACGTCCTTGTAGTCACTCAACTGCagttttaatgtttgtttttacttgtCCTCTTCCTTTATCTGTAGCCTGCTCTTTTATTCTTCATAGCAAGGACTCAATTAACCAGAACTCACTTtattgcctaggctggcctcgaatctAGGATCCATCTGGCTTTTCCTTCTGAGTATCTGCTATTACAGGCTTGTACCAGTCCCAGCCTCAACTCTATATACTTCCCGGGTTACTCTGTGCAAGGATTAAGGACCCACACACCAGGGAACAAAGCAGACAGAGGATTCAGATGATGACTGAGGACCCCCCAGGAAGACAAAACActgttaaaagtgcttgctagcTCTTGTGATGTTTAAGCAAATCCCCATATAACCAGATACTGTTACTGGAAAAATCTCAAGGCATGAGTTCCCAGCAGAGGGAGCAACTgttgcaaaggccctgaggttgAGAAGCTGGGAATGATTCTCAGTTAGAGGACAGCCCAGGTGAAACCTTTTATCACAAGTAATCTGGTcttggtggagcacacctttaatcccagccttctgGAGACAGGCAGGTTAGATCAccgagttttgaggccagccagcctagtctatgcagtgagaccctgtcttgtgTGGCCACTGTGGCTAGGTAGTGGGAACTGAGAGCAGCGATGGACTCTGAAGTCTGGGGCAGAAGTCAGAAAAGAAGGCACATGTGATCAGATTTGAGGAGAAAATGGAGGCAAACCAGACAGACATTtgggtgacccccccccccccacacacacacacacacacactggtgcagGGTTCAGGGCTGGTGAAATGTGTTGCTGGTATTTAACCTTATCCTCACAATGTTAAAAGGACAAGCTGACCCTTTTTACAGATGAAACTGAGGCCTGCAGAAGTCAAGTCAGATATCTAGAGTCATGCTGGCACTGAAGGATGGAGCTGGTCCCCTTTTCTGTCCCACCCTAGCTGATAAGACTTGTTCTTCAGTTTTACTATCCTAATCCTATATCAGTGCACCTACAGATTCACAGGACTGGAAAAAAGTTGTCCCTGTGCCTGAATTTGACCTGGCGTACAAGCATGTGGAATCACGGAGGACATCCATGACAAGGGCATGAGAGTGGTTTTACTAAACAGCTGGGTGAAATTCAGGTTTGTCTTGGTCTGCCCTCACTGTCTGCTTTCCTATACAGGGAGCAGCGTATCGCAGAGTGCATGGCCAAGATGCCACAAATGATTGAAAACTGGCGAAAGCAGAAGCGAGAACGCTGGGAGAAGATTCAGGCTGACAAGGAGCGGAGGGCCCGGTTACAGGCTGAGGCCCAGGAACGCCTGGGCTACCACGTGGACCCAAGGAGTGCTCGCTTNCAGGAACTATTACAGGACCTAGACAAGCAGCAACGCAAGCGcctaaaggaagaaagacaacGACAGAAGAAGGAGGCACGAATTGCTGCTATGGCCTCTGCTGAAGCCCAGGACTCAGCAGTGTCTGGTGAACCCAGCTCCTGAAAGCTCCCTTCTCAATAAAGCCAGCGGCTGACAACCCATATTCTACACATTCTCCCTCAAGTTGTGACTTCCTGGGTCCCCTGGCTCATTCCCCAACACCTGGGCGGGAGAATCCCTCCTAGGGATtctctgtgggctgtgttcaCACCTGGACACTAGGCCATGCCATGAACTGGGGCTtcggggagagagaaaggggaatggCTGGGCAAATAATGAAGGAGCAGATGGCAGTAGAGGAGGAGGCTTCTGTTTACCAACATTAATCTCCAGTAATTAGCCAATTACCAGGGGGAGTACAGCCAAACAGACTGCATGATAGAAGGAGCAGCAGCCCTTCTAGGGTTGAGCTGAGGCAGGGGCCCAAGTTTCCAGAGGGAGGAGATGCTGGGGCCCTGGTCTGTAAGGCTCCTAGGTTCCTCCCCGTTTCTCAGCATGCCCACTTCACCTGTGCCCCGGCTAGCTCGGACTCACAAACAGCTGTGAGAAGCTCCAGTAGGCATGAACCATTATTAGggctcatttttaaaactttattcacGTCAAAATCTTTATCAGAGATGTGGTTCTGTCCTGGGGAAGGGGTGGCCTTGGCCTTCAGAACTGATGATACCCCTTTTCCAGGCTGGAGGCCAAGGCCAGACTGGGGAGGCGGCCTTGGGCTTCTAACAGACTTACTCCAGATGGAAAGATCTGGGCCACTCCAATAGAGGATCAAGGTTTAGGGCTCCAGCTTCCCCTCATCGTGGTGGAGGAAGAAGGGTTGTCCTCGGGGATGCTTCGGGGATGGGGAAGCAGGCAGGCGCCCCTCCATCTGGCTGCAGGGAGCTGGGACAGAGGCCAAGAGGGGCCCATCTGTCGCCTCACGGTCTTGCCAACAACTTTTGAGTAGGCTGGGCTGTTAAGAGGATGGGGACAGCTGTCTGGCCCAGGTCTTCTCGGACTGAGATGGGAATGGGGGGCCACTTCAGAAGGGTGGGAAGCTGGGCtgggtgttttttggttttttaatggtttttgattttcttcctcttaaataaacatgaatatatatatgtgtgtaatatatatatatatatatatatactttctctTATAAACGTCTgtggagtggggggaaggggggaggccCTGGCCTCCCAGAATCACTCATCATCAAAGTTCTGACTCAGGAGGAAGTTGGCAGccaaattctcatttttttcacACGCGAAGTAGGCCTGGATCACCAGGCTCTCTGGGAAGCCCAGTGCCTTCAGCTGTGGGAAGATGGGCAATGGTAAGAAGGGGGAGGTACTGGGCTACCCACCATGAATGGCTCTTCAGCCAGGCCTCTTACCCTTTCTATAGCTTCCTTCTCCTGCGGTGTCACCTGGATATAGTTCATCTGTGGGGCCTCCTCACCTATGGCACCAACCTCCCCCTCTACATCAGAGATGTCCGCCAGCTCCCCGGGAGGCTCATTCAACATCTGGATGAACTGCTCCTGGTGACGGCTAATTTGCTGTGAGAAGAAGAAGGGTGAGAATTCATAGTCCTCGCTCGTCACCTATGCCCAGGTCCCATGTTACACCCCTTGCTTACTATACCAAACTGTCAAATACTCTGAAGGTGCATGCTCTGGCTAAACAGCCATGCAGCCATGGAAATAAGCCGTGGAAATAAATGGTGCCAAGGTGGGGAGATGGACATAGtgacagatgcctttaatcccagcactggggaggcagaggcaggtggatttgagttttaggccaacttggtctacagaagAGTTTCAAGGTAGTCAGAGCTCCATGGTGAgacaaataaaaaagttaaataaatgtgCCAAAACTAGGCATAGtggttcatacctgtaatcccagcactggggaggctaaagcaggagaatcaacctgagttttaagccagcctaacctacatagtgagattaaagggggaaaaaacaaaaacaaagttcaaaTCAAGTAACTGAAGATGTGCTAGGTAAGTCCCTGAGGCCTTGTAGGAGGGGCCTACTGTCTGTGGTAGAGCCATGTGTGGCTAAAACACACAGACCACAAAAATGTCCTGGGATGGCTCTACTAGGCAAATCTCAGAAGAGTTCTGTGGCAACAACAGCACAGAGAAGCTGAACGTTCTCCCTGGCAGAGGGAAGCCACCGTGGAGCCCAGGCCTGCAGCTGCTAAGAGCAGCAGCCCACTAGTAAGGCACTCAAGCTGCACAACCTTTAGGTTTTCTCTGTTTTGAGATGATCTCACTACTAGAAGGGGCTGGCTTCAAgttcagtgatcctcctgcctcagcttcctaagtgcggGCTTAATGGTGTACACTACCACGACCAGCCATGGTACCTATTAAATACACTCTACTTGGAAATCCAGAGGTTCTGATGCCACCCTTTGCTTCTTCAGACATCTGACAATTCTCACATTAAAAAGGGCCTTTTCAGCAATCTAGCCTCTAGGTGGACAGTTCATCGGGGGCCCTATGTAGAATTAAAAGGCCGGAGAAGAGGATGCCAGGACACTGGGTGGGAGAAATGGCTGACATTggggtagaagcagagaaagtccCCAGGAGGCTGTGAGAGGCTCAAACAATCAGAGCAGAATGGCCTGAAAACTCAGAGGTCCAGGAAATCCTTTCACAGCTCAGATGAGAGGGTCCCAAGGGACCTGGTATGATGACACAGGTTTAGGTCACCACATAGAGAGAGGGTCAAGGTGAAGGTCAGATCAGGAAGAAGGCCAGGACAGAGGAGCTGCAGACAGAGCAAGAACTGAGAAGAATCTGTGGCTGGAGTCCAGGACCCAGCCAGACATATGGCAGCCTGCTCTGACCCTCTGATGTCTTTAGCAGGTGGATGCCCATAGCATCCACACCTCCCGAGGAGTCAGGTTACAATGTAACCTTAGAAGTCATCAGGGAGCAGGGGCTTGGCCTCTGCTAGTTCTGCTTTCTCAGAGCAAAGCTACCTCCCTGGGTGATCCCCTAGGGAACTGGGAAGGTGGCTGTCTCAGCTCCCTCACCCTGGGCCGCACCTGCAGGAGCTGAGGGTTTTCCTGGCCCAGCTGCTGGAGCAGAGCAGGCAGGAGCGCTGGGTTCTGTTGAATCACTTGCCGCATGTTCTGGAACTGAGGCTGGTCCCGCAGGAACTCCAGGGGGTTCTCCCCTGCTAGTGGCAGGAAGAAgtgtggtcagagccctccctgcaGGGGCTTCAGAATCCAGACTGCAGATGCCCATGAGGACACCATCCAACCTGCTCACCTGCTTCTGTGGCCGGCTGCTCAGGCGCCTGGCTTTCCTGGACAGAACCATGTTCAGGCTCAGGGCTTCCTGGAATTCCCTGTCAGGGATCCTGCTTTTTAGTTCTTTCAAACAgacccccttcccctctcccaagtGAGCAGCCTGACAGGACAGGAAGGTCTCATCCCTGCCCTCCACGTTCTCTGTCCAGCCTCTCTGGGAAGACTTCAATGGCAACACTCAATACACAAAAGCCTATGGGGTAGGTTCCACCTCCACTGCCTGTTGAGGCACAGAGACCTGGAAATTCCCAGGAGGCAGTGGTGGCCCCCTCACCGTGAGCAAGTACTCCACAGCTCGGTGGGGGTTGTTGTAGCTGGCCCTCAATGCGGCCACAACCCGCTCCCGCTCGTAGCCCATGGACATGATCTCAGTCAGCATCGTCTCATATTCAGAGCCAGTCACTGTGGAGGGAGCAGCAGGGCCGGGGTCACCAGAGGCACAGGAGGACAGCTCCCAGACCCTCCCCGACCCGGACAAGGCTGTCAAAGGCTGATGGCTGGGAATTCCAGTCGCCTCTGCCCTGaggaccacccacccacctaaTGTGGAAGCTGCGTCTTCCTCTCGCCCGCTGCTACCTGAAGAGGGAACAGAGCTGCAAATTCAAGAGAGAGAAATCGGACCCTGGCTTCTGGTGGCTTGCCCTCCCCGCAAGTGCCTGGGACCACATAGGTGGGTACTGGAAGGCACAGGAAGACAGGGTGGGTACAGGGTAAGCTACTGCCCTTTCCTTACCCAGAAATGGATTCTGGAGATGTTGTGGTGGTTGACTCCTCTGATGGGCTCTTGTCCTCTCTGCTGGTAGGTGGGGGATGAGACATGCCTGATGCCAGGACTGGAGGGAAAGGTGTGGAGGGCTCCGGGACAGCAGTGGGTGAGGCCTCTGGGGGTGCCGGGATACCCTGGCCAGCCTTGGCCTGTGACAACAAGAAACAGGGATCAGGCAGCAGCATCCCTATCAAGCCTCGCCACCCTGCCCCATCATGGCCCCACCCTGCCTAAAGCTAATCTCTCTTGGGCATACAAACTCTTTGCCAGCATCCCAGCTAATCTCCCCACCTTGGTCACCATGACAACCACAAAGTTCTTCTCATCTATATGGTAATCCTTGATGGGAACATCGTCACTCAAGATCTTGCCAGCATAGATGAGTTTCTGTCCAGCCACAGGGAAAGCATCTCTACCCTTCTCAGCTTCTATCTTCTCCTTCAGCACCTTTACCTAGAGTAAGGAGTACAGGTATTAAACACAGAAGTTTAATAGTACAGTGTGCGTGCATTTATAAATAGCACTAACACACCAAGACACCCTCAGTGAAATCCAGGCATAGTTgtgcacacttataatcccagcacttagaccAGCGGATCTCTttaagttccaggttagccaggactatatagtgagaccgtTTCAAATAGAATACAATGACCATCACAAACCCTTAggttcccttcttctttccttttgtttagaGAAAAAGCTTTGCTTTCAATCCTATGAGATTCCTATTCAATCTAGCAAGCTGGCAGCAGTCTATTACATGCCAGACACGGGAACTGTTcaccgtgtgtatgtgtgtgggtgtgtgtaaaATGGTAGTGGTGGTTTGGGGACAGACCCCTAGCTCAGGCCTTGTATATACAAAAGCTCCATCCCCAACCTGTTTTACAACTTGTTTTACAGAGGCCTGTGGAACAGGACAAACACAAGTCACTGTTCTCATGGAGAAGACTCTGATGTGAGAAGAAAAGCAAACTTGTATTTCCAACGGATGTGGTTGGGAGGGAAAACAGTAATAAGAAAATGAAACGGTGTATCCACCGCTGGCCTCAAACAGTAACTTTTCTGTACATACTGAGGtcatctttcttccctccattttTGGAACAGGATTTTATTCTGTACTCAACTCCAGGCTTGCCTAAAAcatcatagcccaggctggcctagaactccaggTAATCCCTGTTCAGAGATTATGAACATGACTACCATGTCTAGACTTCACTGAGGGTACACCAATGGCTTC
This window encodes:
- the Gadd45gip1 gene encoding growth arrest and DNA damage-inducible proteins-interacting protein 1 isoform X2 — its product is MAALAMRSGCLLRLSVALGPRSRSYRAPPPPRRRPGPHSPDPENLLTPRWQLTPRYVAKQFGRHGAISXVPPASLWPTPEQLRELEAEEQEWYPSLATMQESLRLQQQALEARRQDREQRIAECMAKMPQMIENWRKQKRERWEKIQADKERRARLQAEAQERLGYHVDPRSARXQELLQDLDKQQRKRLKEERQRQKKEARIAAMASAEAQDSAVSGEPSS
- the Rad23a gene encoding UV excision repair protein RAD23 homolog A isoform X1; the encoded protein is MAVTITLKTLQQQTFKIRMEPDETVKVLKEKIEAEKGRDAFPVAGQKLIYAGKILSDDVPIKDYHIDEKNFVVVMVTKAKAGQGIPAPPEASPTAVPEPSTPFPPVLASGMSHPPPTSREDKSPSEESTTTTSPESISGSVPSSGSSGREEDAASTLVTGSEYETMLTEIMSMGYERERVVAALRASYNNPHRAVEYLLTGIPGSPEPEHGSVQESQAPEQPATEAAGENPLEFLRDQPQFQNMRQVIQQNPALLPALLQQLGQENPQLLQQISRHQEQFIQMLNEPPGELADISDVEGEVGAIGEEAPQMNYIQVTPQEKEAIERLKALGFPESLVIQAYFACEKNENLAANFLLSQNFDDE
- the Gadd45gip1 gene encoding growth arrest and DNA damage-inducible proteins-interacting protein 1 isoform X1; translation: MAALAMRSGCLLRLSVALGPRSRSYRAPPPPRRRPGPHSPDPENLLTPRWQLTPRYVAKQFGRHGAISXVPPASLWPTPEQLRELEAEEQEWYPSLATMQESLRLQQQALEARRQAREQRIAECMAKMPQMIENWRKQKRERWEKIQADKERRARLQAEAQERLGYHVDPRSARXQELLQDLDKQQRKRLKEERQRQKKEARIAAMASAEAQDSAVSGEPSS
- the Rad23a gene encoding UV excision repair protein RAD23 homolog A isoform X3, whose amino-acid sequence is MAVTITLKTLQQQTFKIRMEPDETVKVLKEKIEAEKGRDAFPVAGQKLIYAGKILSDDVPIKDYHIDEKNFVVVMVTKAKAGQGIPAPPEASPTAVPEPSTPFPPVLASGMSHPPPTSREDKSPSEESTTTTSPESISGSVPSSGSSGREEDAASTLVTGSEYETMLTEIMSMGYERERVVAALRASYNNPHRAVEYLLTGIPGSPEPEHGSVQESQAPEQPATEAAGENPLEFLRDQPQFQNMRQVIQQNPALLPALLQQLGQENPQLLQQISRHQEQFIQMLNEPPGELADISDVEGEVGAIAEGTGLPREPGDPGLLRV
- the Rad23a gene encoding UV excision repair protein RAD23 homolog A isoform X2 — translated: MAVTITLKTLQQQTFKIRMEPDETVKVLKEKIEAEKGRDAFPVAGQKLIYAGKILSDDVPIKDYHIDEKNFVVVMVTKAKAGQGIPAPPEASPTAVPEPSTPFPPVLASGMSHPPPTSREDKSPSEESTTTTSPESISGSVPSSGSSGREEDAASTLVTGSEYETMLTEIMSMGYERERVVAALRASYNNPHRAVEYLLTGIPGSPEPEHGSVQESQAPEQPATEAGENPLEFLRDQPQFQNMRQVIQQNPALLPALLQQLGQENPQLLQQISRHQEQFIQMLNEPPGELADISDVEGEVGAIGEEAPQMNYIQVTPQEKEAIERLKALGFPESLVIQAYFACEKNENLAANFLLSQNFDDE